A section of the Cuniculiplasma divulgatum genome encodes:
- a CDS encoding (2Fe-2S)-binding protein, with protein MTGKEISITINGEKKTAEVEPRMLLVHFIREIAGLTGTHVGCDTTNCGACTVIMDGRAVKSCTILAVQADGKKITTIEGLSRTPGKLHPVQKAFVDKHGLQCGYCTSGMVLTSFWLLNRKKKVTEEEIREAISGNLCRCTGYESIVDSIEEAQRNMEKEGEYTEEEIPVRRSR; from the coding sequence ATGACAGGAAAGGAAATATCAATCACAATAAACGGCGAGAAAAAGACAGCTGAGGTAGAACCGAGGATGCTGCTGGTCCATTTCATAAGGGAAATAGCAGGACTCACTGGAACCCATGTGGGATGTGACACCACCAATTGCGGTGCCTGCACTGTCATAATGGATGGCAGGGCAGTGAAGTCATGCACCATACTTGCAGTCCAGGCGGATGGAAAAAAGATCACAACCATTGAGGGGCTCTCCAGGACTCCGGGAAAACTGCATCCTGTCCAGAAGGCGTTTGTTGACAAGCATGGCCTGCAGTGCGGCTACTGCACATCTGGCATGGTGCTGACATCATTCTGGCTCCTGAACAGGAAAAAGAAGGTCACTGAGGAAGAGATCAGGGAGGCCATATCCGGAAACCTCTGCCGCTGCACAGGCTATGAAAGCATAGTTGATTCCATTGAGGAGGCACAGAGAAACATGGAAAAGGAAGGGGAATACACAGAGGAGGAGATTCCCGTCAGGAGGAGCAGGTGA
- a CDS encoding xanthine dehydrogenase family protein molybdopterin-binding subunit — MDLSEKMVTGRGNFVDDINLPGMLHLAFVRSPYARARIKSITGGITSRDIDMKMASVGEGASAGFEYLEHPVLAKEYVGYVGQPVAAVYSENAYEAEDLVDTVDVDYEPLTAIVDPEKALSADPMYPGLKSNILADRYLGEDFQVDAPVVIEDHFVNHRIATDPIEPRGIVAAYDGKRLTVWISTQSVHTIKQGFCEVMKLSPDAVRVIQTDTGGAFGLKGGFYPEYVVAAWLAMKEGRPVKWIETRSEHLLASRPGRGVVGRMKLYANREGRILGIKGDVIVDSGAFAGGSGEFSSRFIAMQITGPYEINNAHIHALSVLTNKVPQGPYRGAGRPEAAFFMERMVDRLADELHMDPVDVRMINATREPFVSPTGLTVEASKPFLEQAVKAMDYNGHRKKGNFGFGWFVLVPATMPGETARILVENRGIKVWLGGTAHGQRHDLFVKSILADELGVDPGIVEWQKGDTDQLKEGVGAWGSRSAMMGGSALVEAAHKLKEQVEKKHGKYSVSKLLDGKWDSYEYFHYDKPYTSLGANLITVSTDRYGRVRVDECISYYDLGKVLNMDNAIGQNAGGCAEGIGQTLYEGLMFDQNGQMITSSIADAGVVKATMVPRYRLILHSSESTLPSKAKGLGEAPTIGTPVALSRAIEVATGLHITETPINPEYLISAVREP; from the coding sequence GTGGATCTTTCAGAGAAGATGGTCACGGGCAGGGGAAACTTCGTGGATGACATAAACCTGCCAGGAATGCTGCATCTGGCCTTTGTCAGGAGCCCTTATGCCAGGGCCCGCATAAAGAGCATTACCGGAGGCATTACATCAAGGGACATCGACATGAAGATGGCTTCCGTGGGGGAAGGAGCAAGTGCCGGTTTCGAGTATCTTGAACACCCCGTACTGGCCAAAGAATACGTTGGCTATGTGGGCCAGCCTGTTGCCGCTGTGTATTCAGAGAATGCGTACGAGGCAGAGGACCTTGTGGATACAGTTGATGTTGACTACGAGCCCCTCACTGCAATAGTGGATCCGGAGAAGGCATTGTCCGCTGATCCCATGTATCCCGGACTGAAGTCCAACATACTCGCCGACAGGTACCTGGGAGAGGATTTCCAGGTGGATGCGCCAGTTGTCATTGAGGATCACTTCGTGAACCACCGCATAGCAACCGATCCCATTGAGCCCAGGGGCATTGTTGCAGCATACGATGGAAAGAGGCTCACAGTATGGATAAGCACACAGAGTGTCCATACCATCAAGCAGGGATTCTGCGAGGTCATGAAACTCTCACCGGATGCGGTCAGAGTCATACAGACAGATACCGGAGGCGCATTTGGCCTGAAGGGGGGCTTCTATCCGGAATACGTGGTAGCCGCATGGCTCGCCATGAAGGAGGGCAGACCTGTGAAATGGATAGAGACACGTTCCGAGCATCTCCTGGCCAGCAGGCCGGGACGTGGCGTCGTGGGAAGGATGAAGCTTTACGCGAACCGCGAAGGCAGGATCCTGGGCATAAAGGGAGATGTAATAGTTGACAGCGGAGCATTTGCGGGAGGATCGGGAGAATTTTCATCAAGATTCATCGCCATGCAGATCACTGGCCCCTACGAGATAAACAATGCCCACATACATGCACTGTCCGTCCTCACCAACAAGGTGCCGCAGGGACCATACAGGGGTGCAGGAAGACCCGAGGCCGCATTTTTCATGGAAAGAATGGTTGACAGGCTTGCCGATGAGCTCCATATGGATCCTGTTGATGTCAGGATGATCAACGCAACCCGGGAACCTTTTGTGAGTCCCACAGGACTTACCGTTGAGGCTTCAAAGCCTTTCCTTGAACAGGCTGTGAAGGCAATGGACTACAATGGGCACAGGAAGAAAGGCAACTTCGGTTTCGGATGGTTTGTCCTGGTGCCGGCAACCATGCCTGGAGAGACTGCCAGGATACTTGTTGAAAACCGCGGCATCAAGGTATGGCTGGGCGGAACCGCACATGGCCAGCGGCATGATCTCTTTGTGAAGTCGATCCTTGCCGACGAGCTTGGCGTCGATCCTGGAATAGTTGAATGGCAGAAGGGTGACACTGACCAGCTGAAGGAGGGTGTTGGCGCATGGGGAAGCAGATCCGCAATGATGGGGGGATCCGCGCTGGTGGAGGCGGCGCACAAGCTTAAGGAACAGGTGGAGAAGAAGCACGGGAAATATTCCGTTTCGAAGCTTCTTGATGGGAAGTGGGATTCCTATGAATATTTCCACTATGACAAGCCCTACACAAGCCTTGGAGCAAATTTGATAACTGTGAGCACTGACAGGTATGGCAGAGTCAGGGTCGACGAATGCATATCATACTATGACCTTGGAAAGGTACTCAACATGGACAATGCCATAGGGCAGAATGCCGGGGGATGCGCAGAAGGCATAGGGCAGACCCTTTACGAGGGGCTCATGTTTGACCAGAACGGGCAGATGATCACATCATCAATCGCTGATGCCGGAGTTGTGAAAGCAACCATGGTCCCGCGCTACAGGCTCATCCTGCACAGCAGTGAATCCACACTGCCTTCAAAGGCAAAGGGCCTTGGTGAAGCTCCCACCATAGGCACACCCGTGGCTCTTTCTAGGGCAATAGAGGTTGCCACCGGCCTTCACATAACGGAAACGCCAATAAATCCGGAATACTTGATTTCTGCTGTGCGCGAACCATAG
- a CDS encoding cupin domain-containing protein yields MQKTEEGFVKNFSQVEEIPMPGGGAIRWLITHRDGAPTFSMRLITVGKGKSTPYHSHDYEHEIFVVSGKCDVTLGNAQKTASEGDFIFIPPNLRHGMTATEDMKIICIVPIKAAKEILGE; encoded by the coding sequence ATGCAAAAGACAGAAGAGGGATTCGTGAAGAATTTTTCCCAGGTTGAGGAGATACCAATGCCGGGAGGTGGAGCTATCCGCTGGCTCATAACCCACAGGGATGGCGCTCCGACTTTTTCAATGCGGCTCATCACGGTTGGAAAGGGAAAGAGCACCCCGTACCATTCCCATGACTACGAGCACGAGATTTTTGTTGTCTCAGGAAAATGCGACGTTACCCTTGGAAATGCCCAGAAGACAGCATCAGAGGGGGACTTCATATTCATCCCGCCAAACCTCAGGCATGGCATGACGGCAACAGAGGACATGAAGATAATCTGCATTGTCCCCATAAAGGCCGCAAAGGAGATCCTTGGAGAATAA
- a CDS encoding TIGR01777 family oxidoreductase → MEGKSSTVSVFGATGLIGSSVIRALMEDGYSIRIFARNVEKSRDMFPEINEHIRWDYTRDDWKQNLEGSAVVINFSGAPIFQKWKGNYRKEIWDSRVEATKQIVDAISKCTEKPAVLINGSASGIYGYDSFDDREVDESSPPGRDFWGDLVTAWEKEAMAAASMGVRVVLIRTSVVLTMKGGALPQLVSVFRKGIGGPISPGNQWFPWIHEDDEVGLVLFALENDNVSGPLNASDPQVPTMNEFAATLGEVMHKGSRIRIPITVIRLMMGEVSNVLAKGKKVVPRRAMELGYRFRYTDLKAALADLMGST, encoded by the coding sequence ATGGAAGGAAAATCAAGCACAGTTTCAGTGTTCGGTGCAACCGGCCTCATAGGGAGCAGCGTCATCAGGGCGCTTATGGAGGATGGATACAGCATCAGGATCTTTGCCAGGAATGTGGAGAAGAGCCGAGATATGTTTCCTGAAATAAATGAACACATCAGGTGGGATTATACCAGGGATGACTGGAAGCAGAATCTTGAGGGATCTGCAGTTGTAATTAATTTTTCAGGCGCCCCCATCTTCCAGAAGTGGAAGGGGAATTACAGGAAGGAAATCTGGGATTCCAGGGTGGAAGCCACAAAGCAGATTGTGGACGCCATAAGCAAGTGCACAGAAAAACCTGCCGTACTCATCAACGGCTCAGCCTCAGGCATTTACGGCTACGACAGCTTTGATGACAGGGAAGTGGATGAAAGTTCTCCGCCAGGCAGGGATTTCTGGGGTGACCTTGTAACTGCCTGGGAAAAGGAAGCCATGGCGGCAGCCAGTATGGGTGTCAGGGTCGTTCTCATAAGGACAAGTGTTGTGCTCACAATGAAGGGAGGTGCCCTGCCACAGCTTGTATCTGTTTTCAGGAAGGGCATAGGTGGTCCCATAAGTCCGGGGAACCAGTGGTTTCCATGGATACATGAAGATGACGAGGTTGGGCTTGTCCTGTTTGCGCTTGAAAATGATAATGTTTCCGGTCCCCTGAACGCTTCCGATCCTCAGGTTCCCACAATGAATGAGTTTGCGGCTACCCTTGGGGAAGTCATGCACAAGGGGTCCAGGATAAGGATTCCCATAACTGTCATCAGGCTAATGATGGGAGAGGTGTCCAACGTGCTGGCCAAGGGAAAGAAAGTGGTTCCCCGAAGAGCCATGGAACTGGGATACAGGTTCAGGTACACGGACCTGAAAGCAGCCCTTGCTGACCTCATGGGCAGCACGTGA
- a CDS encoding ornithine cyclodeaminase: MYYITEEDVRKNLGMKETIDAMETAFTEYGNGRATTSPRDRLIIGGVVYNTMPGVIEKYHLAGLKTYIASKNGARFVVAVFDTRSMDLVAVIEANRLGQVRTGALPAMVTSRIVKDRNPDICIVGSGFQAETQLEALLALYDPENVYVYSRNFGNASAFAERMSRLHGIAVTPAKSVAEGTRKARIVNSITDSNEAIFSRKDLGQEYHVNLCGGNLPNRREAAEDILTGSEVIIAENLDQALKESGEIIGFHENHPERQITELKDFINAGKADFKRSVFKSMGIGLEDVAAAYVVLKNMSLID; encoded by the coding sequence ATGTATTACATAACGGAAGAGGACGTCAGGAAGAACCTTGGAATGAAGGAGACCATAGATGCCATGGAGACCGCATTCACTGAATACGGGAATGGAAGGGCCACCACCAGCCCCAGGGACAGGCTGATCATTGGCGGAGTTGTCTACAACACCATGCCTGGCGTCATCGAGAAGTACCATCTGGCAGGCCTGAAGACATACATAGCTTCAAAGAACGGAGCAAGGTTTGTCGTGGCCGTGTTTGACACCCGTTCCATGGATCTGGTTGCGGTCATTGAAGCCAACCGCCTGGGACAGGTGCGGACAGGAGCACTCCCTGCCATGGTCACATCCAGGATCGTGAAGGACAGGAATCCCGACATATGCATAGTTGGGTCCGGTTTCCAGGCCGAAACCCAGCTGGAGGCGCTGCTTGCTCTATATGACCCGGAGAATGTTTACGTATACTCAAGGAACTTTGGCAATGCATCGGCTTTCGCGGAAAGAATGTCCCGTCTCCATGGAATAGCGGTGACACCGGCGAAGAGCGTGGCCGAAGGAACCAGGAAAGCAAGAATAGTAAATTCAATAACTGATTCCAACGAGGCCATTTTCTCCAGGAAGGACCTAGGGCAGGAATATCATGTCAACCTCTGTGGTGGAAATCTGCCAAACAGGAGGGAGGCGGCTGAGGACATTCTCACAGGATCCGAGGTGATAATTGCAGAAAACCTCGACCAGGCCCTGAAGGAATCCGGTGAGATCATAGGTTTTCATGAGAACCATCCTGAAAGGCAGATAACGGAGCTGAAGGACTTCATCAACGCAGGGAAAGCGGATTTCAAGAGGTCTGTATTCAAATCCATGGGCATAGGCCTGGAGGATGTGGCTGCAGCCTATGTTGTGCTGAAGAACATGTCCCTCATTGACTGA
- a CDS encoding deoxyhypusine synthase yields MDRKELLTSPVRDLRINAKTTLAELMEQFGESGGFTSAKLHTAMTILRKMFSEQNTTFLSFPADIISTGTRGIINDLVRKGFIDVIITTNGTLDHDIARTYMKYYSGTFDYSDRELRNLGINRLGNVFVPDESYGEIIEAQVQPFLEQAYSIRKEWGGAEIIREFGLKMNNPDSILYNAAKNNVPVYVPGMTDGSFGSQLWSFYEQHHDFRINLLRDEHELSDIVFEAKKTGALMLGGGISKHHTIWWNQFRDGLDYAVYVTTAQEYDGSLSGAKLEEAISWKKVREDAEFVNVYGDITALLPLLVGPLL; encoded by the coding sequence ATGGATAGGAAGGAACTCCTGACTTCTCCTGTCAGGGACCTCAGGATAAATGCGAAAACAACACTGGCTGAATTAATGGAACAGTTTGGGGAATCAGGCGGATTCACATCTGCAAAGCTGCATACTGCCATGACGATTCTCAGGAAGATGTTCAGTGAGCAGAATACAACCTTTCTTTCATTTCCCGCAGACATAATTTCAACGGGTACAAGGGGAATAATCAACGATCTTGTGAGGAAAGGCTTCATTGACGTTATCATTACAACAAACGGGACTCTTGACCATGACATAGCCCGCACTTACATGAAGTACTACAGCGGCACATTTGATTACAGCGACAGGGAATTGAGGAATCTTGGTATAAACAGGCTGGGAAACGTATTCGTGCCGGATGAGAGCTACGGTGAGATAATCGAGGCTCAGGTTCAACCCTTCCTGGAGCAGGCTTACTCCATCAGGAAGGAATGGGGAGGTGCTGAGATAATAAGAGAATTTGGCCTGAAAATGAATAATCCAGATTCCATACTGTACAATGCCGCAAAGAACAATGTTCCGGTGTATGTGCCAGGAATGACGGATGGATCATTCGGGTCACAGCTGTGGTCGTTCTATGAACAGCATCATGACTTCAGGATAAATCTACTGCGGGATGAGCATGAACTTTCCGATATAGTCTTCGAGGCAAAGAAGACCGGGGCGCTTATGCTTGGGGGCGGAATCTCAAAGCACCATACAATATGGTGGAACCAGTTCCGGGATGGCCTGGATTATGCAGTGTATGTAACCACAGCACAGGAATACGACGGATCGTTATCCGGGGCGAAACTTGAGGAGGCAATCTCCTGGAAGAAAGTGAGGGAGGATGCCGAATTTGTTAATGTATACGGGGACATCACAGCGCTCCTGCCCCTGCTGGTAGGGCCTCTGCTTTAA